One window of the Pseudomonas lurida genome contains the following:
- the dbpA gene encoding ATP-dependent RNA helicase DbpA, producing MLANLDSLGYVEMTQIQAQSLPVILKGLDLIAQAKTGSGKTAAFGIGLLNPINPRYFGCQALVMCPTRELADQVAKEIRRLARAEDNIKVLTLCGGVSLGPQIASLEHGAHVIVGTPGRIQQHLRKGSLVLDGLNTLILDEADRMLDMGFYDAIEDIISKTPPRRQTLLFSATYPVSIKQLASKFMRAPQQVKAEAFHSDDQIEQRFYEISPEERMEAVTKVLAHFRPASCVAFCFTKQQVQETVDHLTSKGISAVGLHGDLEQRDRDQVLAMFANRSTSVLVATDVAARGLDIDSLDMVINVELARDSEIHIHRVGRTGRAGETGIAISLVAPSEAHRAQAIEQLQKSPLNWDQLDNLKPQSGGPLLPQMSTLCIAAGRKDKVRPGDILGALTGEAGIPGAQVGKIAIFDFQAFVAVERGIAKQALQRLNDGKIKGRSLRVRIL from the coding sequence ATGCTGGCTAACCTCGACTCGCTGGGTTATGTCGAGATGACGCAGATCCAGGCGCAGAGCTTGCCGGTGATCCTCAAAGGGCTGGACCTGATTGCCCAGGCCAAGACCGGCAGCGGCAAGACCGCTGCATTCGGTATCGGCCTGTTGAACCCGATCAACCCGCGCTACTTCGGCTGCCAGGCCCTGGTAATGTGTCCGACCCGTGAGCTGGCCGACCAGGTCGCCAAGGAAATCCGCCGCCTGGCCCGTGCCGAAGACAACATCAAGGTGCTGACCCTGTGCGGTGGCGTGTCCCTCGGCCCGCAGATCGCCTCCCTGGAACACGGCGCCCACGTCATCGTCGGTACGCCAGGCCGCATCCAGCAGCACCTGCGCAAAGGTTCGCTGGTGCTGGACGGCCTGAACACGCTGATCCTCGACGAAGCCGACCGCATGCTCGACATGGGCTTCTACGATGCCATTGAAGACATCATCAGCAAGACCCCGCCACGCCGCCAGACCCTGCTGTTCTCGGCCACCTACCCGGTGAGCATCAAGCAGCTGGCCTCGAAATTCATGCGCGCGCCGCAACAAGTGAAGGCCGAGGCGTTCCACTCCGATGACCAGATCGAGCAGCGTTTCTACGAGATCTCCCCAGAAGAGCGCATGGAGGCCGTGACCAAAGTCCTGGCGCATTTCCGCCCGGCCTCGTGCGTAGCGTTCTGCTTCACCAAGCAGCAAGTGCAGGAAACCGTGGATCACCTGACGTCCAAGGGTATCTCCGCCGTCGGCCTGCATGGCGACCTGGAGCAGCGCGACCGTGACCAGGTGCTGGCAATGTTCGCCAACCGCAGTACGTCGGTGCTGGTAGCGACCGACGTGGCCGCCCGTGGCTTGGACATTGACTCGCTGGACATGGTCATCAACGTCGAACTGGCCCGCGATTCGGAAATCCACATCCACCGCGTCGGCCGCACCGGTCGCGCGGGTGAGACCGGGATTGCGATCAGCCTGGTCGCCCCGTCCGAAGCGCACCGCGCCCAGGCCATCGAGCAATTGCAGAAGTCGCCGCTGAACTGGGACCAACTGGACAACCTCAAGCCGCAAAGCGGCGGTCCGCTGCTGCCGCAGATGAGCACCCTGTGCATCGCTGCCGGTCGTAAAGACAAGGTTCGCCCGGGCGATATCCTCGGCGCACTGACCGGTGAAGCCGGCATCCCCGGTGCCCAGGTCGGCAAGATCGCGATCTTTGACTTCCAGGCCTTCGTGGCGGTGGAACGCGGGATCGCCAAACAGGCGCTGCAGCGCTTGAATGACGGCAAGATCAAGGGCCGTTCGTTGCGCGTTCGAATCCTTTAA
- a CDS encoding BaiN/RdsA family NAD(P)/FAD-dependent oxidoreductase, giving the protein MRSTEVVIIGAGAAGLMCALTAAGRGRKVMLIDHANKAGKKILMSGGGRCNFTNMYTEPANFLSHNAHFCKSALARYTQWDFIGLVAKHGVPYHEKKLGQLFCDNKSSDILGMLLDECIQTGVSLHLDTSIETIAKLDSGYQLQTTLGELRCESLVIATGGLSIPTLGATGFGYQVAKQFGHELLPTRAGLVPFTITDQLKELCGELSGTSVDCLVSCNGQSFRENILFTHRGLSGPAILQISSYWETGDTVEINLLPDHDAPTWLQQQQAERPNSELKTLLGEIFTKKMANLLAETWFVSKPMKQYTHAEIADIAQKLGSWQLVPAGTEGYRTAEVTLGGVDTREVSSKTMESLKSPGLYFIGEVLDVTGHLGGFNFQWAWASGYAAAQYA; this is encoded by the coding sequence TTGCGCTCGACCGAAGTTGTGATCATTGGCGCCGGCGCCGCAGGCTTGATGTGCGCGCTGACCGCCGCCGGGCGCGGGCGCAAGGTGATGTTGATCGACCATGCCAACAAGGCCGGCAAGAAGATCCTGATGTCCGGCGGTGGCCGTTGCAACTTCACCAATATGTACACCGAGCCGGCCAACTTCCTCTCGCACAATGCACACTTCTGCAAATCCGCCCTGGCGCGCTACACCCAGTGGGACTTTATCGGGTTGGTGGCCAAGCACGGCGTGCCGTACCACGAGAAGAAACTCGGCCAGTTGTTCTGCGATAACAAATCCAGTGACATCCTCGGCATGTTGCTCGACGAGTGCATCCAGACGGGCGTCAGCCTGCACCTGGACACCTCGATTGAGACGATTGCCAAACTCGACAGTGGCTACCAGTTGCAGACCACGTTGGGTGAGCTGCGCTGTGAGTCGCTGGTGATCGCCACCGGCGGTTTGTCGATCCCGACCCTGGGCGCCACCGGTTTTGGTTACCAGGTGGCCAAGCAATTCGGCCACGAACTGCTGCCGACCCGCGCCGGGCTGGTGCCATTCACCATCACTGACCAACTCAAGGAGTTGTGCGGCGAGCTGTCCGGCACGTCGGTGGATTGTCTGGTCAGCTGCAATGGCCAGAGCTTTCGCGAGAATATCCTGTTTACCCATCGTGGCCTGAGCGGGCCGGCAATCTTGCAGATCTCTTCGTACTGGGAAACCGGTGACACCGTGGAGATCAACCTGCTGCCCGACCACGACGCCCCTACCTGGCTGCAACAGCAACAGGCCGAACGCCCCAACAGCGAGCTGAAAACCCTGCTGGGCGAGATCTTCACCAAGAAGATGGCCAACCTGTTGGCAGAGACCTGGTTCGTGTCCAAACCGATGAAGCAGTACACCCACGCCGAAATTGCCGACATCGCGCAAAAACTCGGCAGCTGGCAACTGGTGCCGGCGGGCACCGAGGGCTATCGCACGGCCGAGGTGACCCTGGGTGGAGTGGACACGCGGGAAGTGTCGTCCAAGACCATGGAATCGCTGAAAAGTCCGGGCCTGTACTTCATCGGTGAAGTGCTGGATGTGACCGGTCACCTGGGTGGGTTCAACTTCCAGTGGGCGTGGGCGTCCGGCTATGCGGCCGCGCAGTACGCCTGA
- the yccS gene encoding YccS family putative transporter gives MSSTSFKQSMRRLWALDKFSYSIRVFIALTGSMALCWYQDEMTLLIPLFLGIIASALAETDDSWQGRLNALAVTLVCFSIAALSVELLFPYPWIFAISLALATFCLTMLGALGERYGAIASATLILSVYTMIGVDQRGGAVSNFWHEPLLLVAGAAWYGALSVLWQVLFSNQPVQQSLARLFRELGRYLKLKSSLFEPIRQLDVEARRLELAQQNGRVVAALNAAKEIILHRVGNGRPGSKVSRYLKLYFLAQDIHERASSSHYPYNALAEAFFHSDVLFRCQRLLRQQGKACQTLAESIQMRQPFIYDDSFAEALGDLNASLEHLRIQSNPAWRGLLRSLRALAANLSTLDRLLGDASNPDSLADATDSNLLDRAPRNLKEMWTRLRTQMTPTSLLFRHALRLSLALTVGYGMLHAIHASQGYWIILTTLFVCQPNYGATRRKLGQRIIGTAIGLTVAWALFDLFPSPLVQSMFAIAAGLVFFINRTTRYTLATAAITLMVLFCFNQVGDGYGLFLPRLFDTLLGSLIAGLAVFLFLPDWQGRRLNKVLANTLSCNSIYLRQIMQQYAAGKSDDLAYRLARRNAHNADAALSTTLANMLMEPGHFRKEADVGFRFLVLSHTLLSYLSGLGAHRETPLPAEVREHLIDGAGNTLAASIDEIATGLANKQPIAIQSDAEEALAADLEQMPDEIDEGQRLVQTQLALICRQLGPLRTLAAHLIKDTSAV, from the coding sequence ATGTCATCGACCTCGTTCAAGCAGTCCATGCGGCGCCTGTGGGCGCTGGATAAATTCAGCTACAGCATCCGGGTGTTCATCGCCCTCACCGGCAGCATGGCGCTGTGCTGGTATCAGGATGAAATGACGTTGTTGATCCCGTTGTTCCTGGGGATTATCGCCAGCGCCCTGGCCGAGACCGATGACAGCTGGCAGGGTCGCCTCAACGCCCTGGCGGTCACGCTGGTGTGTTTCAGCATCGCCGCGCTGTCGGTGGAGTTGCTCTTCCCCTATCCCTGGATCTTCGCGATCTCCCTGGCCCTGGCCACCTTCTGCCTGACCATGCTCGGCGCCTTGGGCGAACGCTATGGCGCGATTGCGTCAGCGACGCTGATCCTGTCGGTGTACACCATGATCGGCGTGGACCAGCGCGGTGGTGCCGTCTCCAATTTCTGGCATGAACCCCTGCTCCTGGTGGCCGGTGCCGCCTGGTACGGCGCCCTGTCGGTGCTCTGGCAGGTGCTGTTTTCCAACCAGCCGGTGCAGCAGAGCCTGGCGCGGCTGTTTCGCGAACTGGGGCGTTACCTCAAGCTCAAGTCGTCGTTGTTCGAACCGATCCGCCAACTGGATGTGGAAGCGCGACGCCTGGAACTGGCCCAGCAAAACGGTCGCGTGGTAGCAGCGCTCAACGCGGCGAAGGAAATCATCCTGCACCGCGTGGGCAATGGTCGCCCCGGCTCGAAAGTCAGCCGCTACCTGAAGCTGTACTTCCTGGCCCAGGACATCCACGAACGCGCCAGTTCGTCGCACTACCCCTACAACGCCCTGGCCGAAGCTTTCTTCCACAGCGACGTGCTGTTCCGCTGCCAGCGCTTGCTGCGCCAACAGGGCAAGGCCTGCCAGACCCTGGCCGAATCGATCCAGATGCGCCAGCCATTCATCTACGACGACAGTTTCGCCGAAGCCCTGGGTGACCTGAACGCGTCCCTGGAACACCTGCGCATCCAGAGCAACCCGGCCTGGCGCGGCCTGCTGCGCTCGTTGCGCGCCCTGGCGGCCAACCTGTCCACCCTGGACCGCCTGCTGGGCGACGCCAGCAACCCTGACAGCCTGGCAGATGCCACCGACAGCAACCTGCTGGACCGCGCCCCGCGCAACCTCAAGGAAATGTGGACGCGCCTGCGCACCCAGATGACGCCGACGTCGCTGCTGTTCCGTCACGCACTGCGCCTGTCCCTGGCGCTGACCGTCGGCTACGGCATGCTGCATGCGATCCACGCGTCCCAGGGCTACTGGATCATCCTCACCACGCTGTTTGTTTGCCAACCGAACTATGGGGCGACCCGGCGCAAGCTCGGCCAGCGGATCATCGGCACCGCCATCGGCCTCACCGTGGCGTGGGCGCTGTTCGACCTGTTCCCGAGCCCCCTGGTGCAGTCCATGTTCGCCATTGCTGCCGGCCTGGTGTTCTTTATCAACCGTACCACCCGCTACACCCTGGCCACCGCTGCCATTACCCTGATGGTGCTGTTCTGCTTCAACCAGGTTGGCGATGGCTACGGGCTATTCCTGCCACGCCTGTTCGACACCTTGCTCGGCAGCCTGATCGCCGGCCTGGCGGTTTTCCTGTTCCTGCCGGACTGGCAAGGTCGCCGCTTGAACAAAGTGCTGGCCAACACCCTGAGCTGCAACAGCATCTACCTGCGCCAGATCATGCAGCAATACGCCGCGGGCAAGAGCGACGACCTGGCCTATCGCCTGGCCCGACGCAATGCGCACAACGCCGATGCGGCGCTGTCCACCACCCTGGCGAACATGCTGATGGAACCGGGCCACTTCCGTAAGGAGGCGGACGTGGGCTTCCGCTTCCTGGTGCTGTCGCACACCTTGCTCAGTTATTTGTCCGGGCTGGGCGCGCACCGCGAGACCCCATTACCAGCCGAAGTGCGTGAGCATCTGATCGATGGCGCCGGAAATACCTTGGCGGCGAGCATCGATGAAATCGCCACGGGGCTGGCCAACAAGCAGCCGATTGCGATCCAGAGCGATGCCGAGGAGGCGCTGGCGGCGGACCTGGAGCAGATGCCGGATGAGATTGATGAAGGGCAGCGCTTGGTGCAGACGCAGTTGGCGTTGATCTGCCGGCAGTTGGGACCGCTGCGTACGCTGGCGGCGCATTTGATCAAGGACACGAGCGCGGTGTAG
- a CDS encoding substrate-binding periplasmic protein, translated as MPRFSRAVALIGVLLLAQPAFAQRLRLVADAWPPFTDATLINGGLATDIVSTALARAGYASDFEQVPWARALMGVGDGRYDVLVNAWYDDARTQLGQFSGEYLLNRVRFIKRRDDPIEFQNLEQLHDYPVAVVRGYAYSAAFDGDAQLQKVPVHNFAMAVRMLAAQRVRLTVEDEYVARYYLSRESGRVRNAVEFLPKPLSENSLHILVSLKNPEHAQIVASFDREIAKMKADGSYARLMKQHGM; from the coding sequence ATGCCGCGATTCTCTCGTGCCGTTGCTTTGATTGGAGTGTTGTTGCTGGCCCAGCCGGCCTTCGCGCAGCGTCTGCGGCTGGTAGCGGATGCCTGGCCACCTTTTACCGATGCCACGCTGATCAACGGTGGGCTGGCAACCGATATCGTCAGTACTGCCCTGGCCCGTGCGGGTTACGCCAGCGATTTTGAACAGGTGCCCTGGGCCCGGGCGTTGATGGGCGTGGGCGACGGGCGCTATGACGTGCTGGTCAACGCCTGGTACGACGATGCCCGTACGCAGTTGGGACAGTTTTCCGGCGAATACCTGCTCAACCGCGTGCGTTTCATCAAGCGCCGCGACGATCCCATTGAGTTCCAGAACCTCGAACAACTGCACGACTACCCTGTCGCCGTGGTACGTGGCTATGCCTATTCGGCGGCCTTCGACGGGGATGCGCAGCTACAGAAAGTCCCTGTGCATAACTTCGCCATGGCCGTGCGCATGCTCGCGGCGCAGCGCGTGCGGCTGACGGTGGAGGATGAATATGTGGCGCGCTATTACCTGTCGCGCGAGTCGGGGCGGGTGCGTAATGCAGTGGAGTTTTTGCCCAAGCCGCTGAGTGAAAACAGCCTGCACATCCTGGTCAGCCTGAAGAATCCCGAGCACGCACAGATTGTTGCCAGCTTTGACCGTGAGATTGCCAAGATGAAGGCAGATGGAAGTTATGCGCGGTTGATGAAGCAGCATGGGATGTAG
- a CDS encoding GNAT family N-acetyltransferase has product MTVEWVCKHHDDLGKEQLYAILRLRNEVFVVEQKCVYQDLDGQDLEGDTHHLMAWEDDQLVAYLRLLDPEAQGGDVVIGRVIVAPVARGTGLGHRMMEETLKQIADIWPQTPIFLSAQAHLQGYYGRYGFVVAGEEYLEDDIPHIGMRRD; this is encoded by the coding sequence ATGACAGTTGAATGGGTCTGCAAGCATCACGATGACCTGGGTAAAGAGCAGCTTTACGCCATCCTGCGACTGCGCAACGAGGTCTTCGTTGTCGAGCAGAAATGTGTTTACCAGGACCTCGACGGGCAGGACCTGGAGGGCGACACTCACCATCTGATGGCCTGGGAGGATGACCAACTGGTTGCATACCTGCGCCTGCTGGACCCGGAGGCCCAGGGCGGTGACGTGGTGATCGGCCGGGTGATCGTGGCGCCAGTGGCGCGCGGCACCGGGCTGGGGCATCGGATGATGGAGGAGACACTCAAGCAAATTGCCGATATCTGGCCGCAAACCCCGATATTCCTGTCAGCCCAGGCGCATCTGCAGGGGTATTACGGGCGGTATGGGTTTGTGGTGGCGGGCGAGGAATACCTTGAGGATGATATTCCCCACATCGGCATGCGCCGCGACTGA
- a CDS encoding winged helix-turn-helix domain-containing protein, producing MDVSKTKSSFYRRLYVAYLIDSGQASSVPALTEVTGMPRRTAQDTIAALADLDIVCEFEQEDGARNHAGRYRVRSWGAIDRRWIEANLASVKQVLGYP from the coding sequence ATGGATGTGAGCAAGACCAAGAGCAGCTTTTACCGCCGCCTTTACGTGGCCTACCTGATCGACAGCGGCCAGGCTAGCAGTGTGCCGGCATTGACCGAGGTGACGGGCATGCCCCGGCGCACGGCCCAGGACACGATTGCGGCATTGGCCGACCTGGACATCGTGTGTGAGTTCGAACAGGAAGACGGCGCCCGCAACCATGCCGGGCGCTATCGGGTTCGCAGTTGGGGAGCGATTGATCGGCGTTGGATCGAGGCGAATCTGGCTTCGGTGAAGCAGGTGCTGGGGTATCCCTGA
- a CDS encoding M48 metallopeptidase family protein codes for MTALKYLQAYPAALQEQVRQLIAKDQLGAYLEQRYPERHAVQSDKALYAYALALKQEHLRNAPAIDKVLFDNRLDLTHRALGLHTTISRVQGGNLKSKKEIRIAALFKEAAPEFLRMIVVHELAHFKESDHNKAFYKLCEYMMPGYHQVEFDLRVYLTYRDLQGKP; via the coding sequence ATGACCGCGCTGAAATACCTCCAGGCCTATCCCGCCGCCCTCCAAGAGCAAGTGCGCCAGTTGATCGCCAAGGACCAGTTGGGTGCCTACCTGGAGCAACGTTACCCCGAACGGCACGCCGTGCAGAGCGACAAGGCGTTGTATGCCTATGCCCTGGCCTTGAAGCAGGAACACCTGCGCAACGCGCCGGCGATCGACAAGGTGCTGTTCGATAACCGCCTGGACCTGACCCACCGCGCCCTCGGCCTGCACACCACGATCTCGCGGGTGCAAGGTGGCAACCTGAAATCGAAGAAAGAGATCCGTATTGCCGCGCTGTTCAAGGAAGCCGCGCCCGAGTTTCTGCGCATGATCGTGGTACATGAACTGGCGCACTTCAAGGAATCGGACCACAACAAGGCGTTCTATAAACTCTGTGAGTACATGATGCCGGGCTACCATCAGGTGGAATTCGACCTGCGGGTATACCTCACTTACCGCGACCTGCAGGGCAAACCCTGA
- a CDS encoding putative bifunctional diguanylate cyclase/phosphodiesterase, producing MECAPHHGDGRSVLLVVDDYAENLLSMRALLQREDWQVITAGSGLEALELLLAHEVDLVLLDVKMPGMDGFEVARLMRGNQRTRMTPIIFLSANAQSPAAVLEGYASGAIDYLFKPFDPHILKPKVQALLEHQRNRRALQRLSHDLESARAFNASVLDNAAEGILVVSEEGMIEYANPAISRLLNAKIDELQGQEFLSFLQKPHVPAWFDSQMYSAYRQSNTWRLHDAILRTGRGQQVPVALSCAPLPAEQKAMVVTVLDMSEVRHLHQQLEFQAVTDPLTGLLNRRGFYQAVENILLRSERVEQSLVLLYLDLDGFKRVNDSLGHDAGDRVLRWVSEQLQGCLRSYDTLGRMGGDEFTALLELEFPEQAAKIAEKLIERVSVCQQVDGLDVMLGVSIGIATFPDCGSDLNGLLRAADIAMYEAKRAGRQQYRYYDQEMNGRARSRLMLEDSVRTAIHNKDFTLVYQPQVSLADGRLRGVEALLRWQHPSVGDVPPGLFLPLLEEARLISQLSTWIYQQVAAQRQAWQATFDDDLVLSVSLSSNQFNMPNLAIQLQQVLDRHGLQGHQLEVEISEDSLMNNLEESTKQLTLLRQMGVRTALDDFGLGNCSLAHLRDLAFDTLKLDPQLVARLPGSARDAVMARSIIELCGHFDVVVVAEGVETQEQAQWLKANGCPFIQGPLAAQPLVAEEVARWCRARVR from the coding sequence ATGGAATGCGCTCCACACCACGGCGATGGTCGTTCGGTTCTTTTGGTGGTCGATGACTACGCGGAAAACCTGCTCAGCATGCGCGCGCTTTTGCAGCGCGAAGACTGGCAGGTCATCACCGCCGGTTCTGGCCTGGAAGCGCTCGAATTGCTGCTGGCGCACGAAGTCGACCTGGTGCTGCTGGACGTAAAGATGCCCGGCATGGACGGCTTTGAAGTGGCCCGCCTGATGCGCGGCAACCAGCGCACGCGGATGACCCCGATCATCTTTCTCAGCGCCAACGCCCAATCACCTGCCGCCGTGCTGGAAGGCTACGCCAGCGGCGCCATCGATTACCTGTTCAAACCTTTCGATCCACATATTCTCAAGCCCAAGGTCCAGGCGTTGCTGGAGCACCAGCGCAATCGCCGGGCCTTGCAGCGCCTGAGCCATGACCTGGAGTCCGCACGCGCCTTCAATGCGTCGGTGTTGGACAACGCGGCCGAAGGCATCCTGGTGGTGAGCGAGGAGGGCATGATCGAGTACGCCAACCCGGCGATATCCCGCCTGCTCAATGCCAAGATAGATGAGCTGCAGGGGCAGGAATTCTTGAGTTTCCTGCAGAAACCCCATGTGCCCGCATGGTTCGATTCGCAGATGTACAGCGCTTACCGCCAGAGCAACACCTGGCGCCTGCACGATGCGATCTTGCGCACCGGCCGCGGCCAACAGGTGCCGGTGGCCTTGTCCTGTGCGCCGTTACCTGCCGAACAGAAGGCGATGGTGGTGACGGTGCTGGATATGTCCGAAGTGCGCCATCTGCATCAGCAACTGGAGTTTCAGGCGGTCACCGACCCATTGACCGGGTTGCTGAACCGCCGCGGTTTTTATCAGGCGGTAGAGAACATCCTGTTGCGCAGCGAGCGCGTGGAGCAATCGTTGGTATTGCTCTACCTGGACCTCGACGGTTTCAAGCGGGTCAACGATTCCCTGGGCCATGACGCCGGCGACCGGGTACTGCGCTGGGTCTCGGAGCAGTTACAGGGCTGCCTGCGTTCCTACGACACTCTGGGGCGCATGGGCGGCGATGAATTCACCGCGCTGCTGGAGTTGGAGTTCCCGGAGCAGGCGGCGAAGATTGCGGAAAAACTGATCGAACGCGTGTCGGTCTGCCAGCAGGTGGATGGCCTGGATGTGATGCTTGGCGTCAGCATCGGCATCGCCACGTTCCCGGATTGCGGCTCGGACTTGAATGGCCTGCTGCGTGCGGCTGACATCGCCATGTACGAAGCCAAGCGCGCGGGCCGTCAGCAATATCGCTACTACGACCAGGAAATGAACGGCCGTGCCCGTTCGCGACTGATGCTCGAAGACAGCGTGCGCACGGCGATTCACAACAAGGATTTCACCCTCGTCTACCAGCCTCAGGTTTCCCTGGCGGACGGGCGTCTGCGCGGCGTCGAAGCATTGTTGCGCTGGCAGCACCCGAGTGTCGGCGATGTGCCGCCGGGGCTGTTCTTGCCGTTGCTGGAAGAGGCGCGGTTGATCAGCCAACTGAGCACGTGGATTTATCAACAGGTCGCCGCGCAACGCCAGGCGTGGCAGGCCACCTTCGATGATGACCTGGTGCTGAGCGTGAGCCTGAGCAGCAACCAGTTCAATATGCCTAACCTTGCGATCCAACTGCAGCAGGTGCTCGACCGACATGGGTTGCAGGGGCACCAGTTGGAGGTTGAAATCAGCGAAGACAGCCTGATGAACAACCTGGAAGAGTCGACCAAGCAACTCACGTTATTGCGTCAGATGGGCGTGCGCACCGCCCTGGATGACTTTGGCCTGGGCAATTGTTCCCTGGCGCATCTGCGCGACCTGGCGTTCGACACCCTCAAGCTCGACCCGCAACTGGTCGCGCGCTTGCCGGGCTCCGCGCGGGATGCAGTGATGGCGCGCAGCATTATCGAGCTCTGCGGCCATTTTGATGTGGTCGTGGTTGCCGAGGGTGTGGAAACCCAGGAGCAAGCCCAGTGGCTCAAGGCCAACGGTTGCCCGTTCATTCAGGGCCCGTTGGCCGCGCAGCCGTTGGTGGCTGAGGAAGTGGCGCGCTGGTGCCGCGCCCGTGTGCGCTGA
- a CDS encoding polysaccharide lyase family 7 protein, translating to MIDLSTWNLSIPVGSPPATIDTPKLMNGFKDQYFQAEGSNVQFWTPVTGTRTENAVYPRSELRETYADGRLRNWTYPDADNFLRATLAVNQVPSTGKIVIGQIHAYDSQKPLIKLEYQFKEKTQTGNIVAKVRMRPDEDEGRVIIVASNVPLEKTFTYVINLNKAGLLSVYAADGEWNERIGAAWGAKPLYFKAGAYVQDNSGDSKEGARVTFAKLDIDHD from the coding sequence ATGATCGACCTATCTACCTGGAACCTCAGTATCCCGGTCGGCTCCCCGCCCGCCACCATCGACACCCCGAAGCTGATGAACGGCTTCAAAGACCAGTATTTCCAGGCCGAAGGCAGCAACGTCCAATTCTGGACCCCCGTGACCGGCACCCGTACCGAAAATGCCGTTTATCCCCGCAGCGAATTGCGCGAAACCTACGCCGATGGTCGCCTGCGCAACTGGACCTATCCGGATGCGGACAACTTCCTACGCGCCACCCTGGCCGTTAATCAAGTGCCCTCCACCGGCAAGATCGTGATCGGCCAGATCCATGCCTATGACAGCCAGAAGCCGCTGATCAAGCTCGAGTACCAGTTCAAGGAAAAGACCCAGACCGGCAATATCGTCGCCAAGGTGCGCATGCGTCCGGACGAAGATGAAGGACGGGTGATCATCGTCGCGTCGAATGTGCCGCTGGAGAAAACGTTTACCTACGTCATCAACCTCAACAAAGCCGGGCTGCTCAGCGTCTATGCCGCAGACGGTGAGTGGAACGAGCGCATTGGCGCGGCGTGGGGCGCCAAACCGCTGTATTTCAAGGCCGGGGCGTATGTGCAGGACAACAGTGGGGACAGCAAGGAAGGCGCGCGCGTGACGTTTGCGAAGTTGGATATCGACCACGATTGA